The Aeromonas encheleia genomic sequence GGCTGAAGCTGACCATAGGCGGCGGCATGGCGGTGCAACGGGCGGTGGCCGAGCAGTGGAAGGGGCTGACCGATACCCCGCTGCTGGAAGGCTATGGCCTGACCGAATGCTCGCCGCTGGTGAGCGTCTGTCCCTACGATCTGGTGGACTATAACGGCTCCATCGGTCTGCCGGTCTGCTCCACCGACATCCGTCTGGTGGACGATGCCGGCCAGGTGATCACCGAGCTCGGCGCCCCTGGCGAGATGCAGGTGCGCGGCCCCCAGGTGATGACTGGCTACTGGCAGCGACCCGAGGCTACCGCCGAGGTGATGCAGGATGGCTGGCTCTGCACCGGTGACATCGCCGTGTGTGACGAGCAGGGCTTCTTCAAGATCGTCGATCGCAAGAAGGACATGATCCTGGTCTCGGGCTTCAACGTCTATCCGAACGAGATAGAAGACGTGGTGGCGCTGCATCCCAAGGTGCTGGAAGTGGCCGCCGTCGGCGTGCCCCACAAGGTTTCCGGCGAGCTGGTGAAGATCTTCGTGGTCAAGAAAGATGCAAAACTGCAGGAAGACGAGATTATTGCCCACTGCCGCAAACATCTGACTGCCTATAAGGTGCCGAAACTGGTAGAATTTCGTGACGAACTTCCCAAGACCAATGTGGGCAAGATCCTGCGCCGCGTGCTGCGCGACGAGGAGATTGCCAAGCAGTAACGGGCAGACAGCCGATGTCATGCAAAACCGTGGGTCATGCCACGGTTTTTTCTTTTTTGGGCCCCGACCAACGTGCAGGCAAAGATGCAATATCAACTCATTTCACAGCAAGCCGAACTGGAACAGTATCTCGCTTCCCTGGCCGACGTTCCCCTGGCCATCGATACCGAATTCGTTCGCACCCGTACCTATTATCCCCAGCTCGGCCTGTTCCAGATCTACGATGGCGAGCGGCTGGCCCTGCTGGATCCGCTGACCCTGGAGCTGTCCGGCCTGTGGCAACGGCTCGGCCGGGCAGGGCAGATCGCCATACTGCACGCATCCGGTGAAGATCTGGAGCTGATCCAGCATCAGGCGGGCCATCTGCCCAACCGGATGCACGACACCCAGCTGGCGACGGCCTTCCTGGGGCACGGCGTCTCGGTGGGCTTCGGCGCCCTGGTCAAGGAGTTCCTCGGGGTGGAGCTGGAGAAGGATCAGGCCCGCACCGACTGGCTGGCCCGCCCGCTCACCGAGCGTCAGCTCGAATACGCGGCGGCGGATGTGTTCTACCTGATGCCACTCTACGAGAAGGTGATGGCCAGACTGCACGAGAGCGGCAAGTTCGCCTGGTTCGAGCAGGAGTGCCAGAACCACTCCGCCCGCAAGACCCAGGGCAGCGATCCCCTGCAGGCTTATCTCGAGATCATCAACGCCTGGCAGCTGGGGCGGCGTGAACTCGCCATCCTGCGCGAGCTGGCCGCCTGGCGCCAGAAAGAGGCGGTGCGCCGGGATCTGGCCCTGAACTTCGTGGTGAAGGAGCTGCACCTGTTCAAGGTGGCCGAGCGTCGCCCGACCTCCCTGCGCGACCTCAACGAGCTGGGGCTGGCCCCCATCGAGATCAAGATCCACGGCAAGCGGATGCTGGATATTGTCGCCGCGGCCCAGCAGAGCGATCCTTCGAGCTGGCCAGAGCCCATTCGCCGGCTGGTGGATTTCCCCCAGTACAAGGCCGAGCTCAAGCGCATCAAGGCCATGGTGGAAGAGAAGGCCAAGGCCAGCAACATCCCGCCTGAGCTGGTGGCCAGCAAGAAGATCATCCACCAGTACTTCACCTGGAGCTGGCGTATGAGCGAGGAGGAGCGCGCCCGCGCCGACAAGCCCATGCTGCTGCAAGGCTGGCGCCATGAGCTGGTGGGTCACCTGCTGGCGCAATAAGCCCCGGTTGCCTGATCGGCGTTGAGTCATGAAGAGAGCCCCAAGTGTGAATGGCACTTGGGGCTCTTTTGTTATCATGCTGGCGGCATGCCATCGGCAAGGGGAAAGGGCGAAGAGCACATGTTCTTCGCCGTGACAGATCAGGCACTCAACTGATGTTCGGCACCCTCAAAGTAGGTGCGTATCAGGTCGGCCCCGCTGGTGCCATAGCCGCTCAGGGTCGCCACGTCGACGAAGTTGGCCCCACCGGCGCTGCCGTTTGTATCCACCTGTACCCTGATGTTGCTGCCGGTTTGCGCCACCTGGACGAAGTCGGAGACCTGGCTACCGCTGACGAAATTGCTGTCGAGCAGCGTCGACAGATCGAGGCTGTCACCCTGGCTGAAGCTGTAGTCGAGTACCGTGTCCAGGTTGAGCGGGTCCGCTTCGGCAAAGGCGAAGCGGTCGGCGCCTGCACCGCCGGTGAGAGAATCGCTGCCAGTGCCACCGATCAGCAGATCGTTGCCGTCGCTGCCGCTCAGAATGTCGTTGCCGCCACCGCCGATCAGCAAGTCGTCGTCGTTCTGCCCGGACAGCGTGTCGTTGCCCGCATTGCCAAACAACAGGTCCCGGCCGCTGGCCCCACCGCCGCCATCGATGGTCTGGTTGCCGGAGGTGCCGGCGACCACATCGTTGCTGCTGCCGTTGCCGGCGTCAAAGCTGCTGCCGGAGAAGATGCTGTAGGTACCGGCCAGTGCATAACCGAAATAGCTCTGTCCGGCGGCGAAGGTAATATTGTCGACCGCATTGCCTGATGCACCGTAATGGTTGAGTACTGTGATGTCCTGGCTGCCGACATCGATCAGCAAGTCGTTACCGGATCGCTCGAAATTCAGCGTGGTCAGCTTGCTGTTGTCCCCGGTGATCCGGATCGCATCGTTGTTACCGCCCGGATCGGTGATCGTATAGACCCCGCTGCCCGTGGCGCTGAAGTCATAATTGTTGTTACCCGTCGTGCCGGTGAGTGCGGTGTTGTCGTTCAGCCCCTGGATGGTCACCTGTACCGACTGCGAATCGCTGCCGTCGAGTGAGTGGGCGACGAAGCTGTCGAGCAGCGATTGCCCGGTGCCCAAGGCCTGGATCACCGCCAGACTGTTGTTCACCGAGTAGGCCCAGTTGCCCGCCGCCGTGAGCGTGAAGGTACCGTAGATTCCGGCCACCGTTGGCTGGGCCAGGAAGCCTGATTGACCGGTATCCGCATCGCTGACAGTCAGTGAACCACTGGTATTCAGCAGCCCGCCGACGACGTTGGTATCTTCCTGAACGTTGCCCGTCGCAACGCCGGCAATCACCGCCGTATCGTTGCTGCCGGTGATGGTGATGTCTATCGTGCTGGTTGAGGTCGCCCCGTGCTCGTCCTGCATTGAATAGCTGAGTGTCACCAACTCTTGCACACCTTGCGCCAGATGGTCGAAAGCTGAGCCCGGATTGAACACCACCTTGTTGTCCAGGATGCTGGCGGTGCCCTTGTCGGATGGTGCATTGACGCTGTTGATCGTGAACGCATGGCCGTCGTCGATGTCGGTATCATTGCCCAATACGTCAATGGTCAGGGTCTGATTTTCGGTACCGGTGGCGGTGTCAACCATGGCCACCGGACCATCGTTGGCGCCGGTGATGGTGATCTTCACTGTACTGGGGGTACCGTCGACGCTGGTGACCTGATAGGTCTCGGAGACGGATTCGTCGACATTCAGTTGATCGAACGCGCCGTTGGCGGTGAAGGTCCAGGCGCCAGCAGCGTCGATGGCGAAGTTGCCTATGGTGCCCAGGGTGGTGCTGGCGTTAAAGGCATTGTCCGGATTGTCGACGTCGTCGCTGGTCAGGGTGCCACTGGTGCTCAGCGCTGCATTGGTCTCGGTTAGCTCCGCTGTGCTGGAGCCGGTGATGATGGCGGCATCGTTGGTGCCGTGCATCGTCACCGTTAACACCTGGCTGGTGCCGTCGGCGGTGGCCACGATGATGGAGTCGGTGTAGTCCTGCCCGGCCGCGAACTCGTCATGGGCGCCGTTCATGGTGTAGGTCCAGGCGCCGCTGGCATCGATGCTGAAGGTGCCATAGTTGTTGCCGCCGGCCACGTTGGTCTGGATGACGAAGGCGGCGGAACTGTCCACGTCGCTGGCGTCGAGGTTGCCACCGGTGCTCTGAGCGGCATTGGCCTCGGTCAGGCTGGCGGTGCTGGAGCCGGTGATGATGGCGGCATCGTTGCTGCCGTGCATCGTCACCGTTAGTACCCGGCTGGTGCCGTCGGCGGTGGCCACGGTGATCGAGTCGGTGTAGTCGACGCCCCCCACGAACTCGTCGTGGGCGCTGCTCATGGTGTAGGTCCAGGCGCCGCTGGCATCGATGCTGAAGGATCCATAATCGTTGCTACCGGCCACGTTGGTCTGTGGCACGAAGTCCGCCGAGCTGTCCACGTCGCTGGCGTAGAGGTTGCCACCGGTACTCTGGGCGGCGTTGGTCTCGGTTAGCTCCGCGGTGATAGAGCCAGTAATAATCGCAGCGTCGTTGGTGCCGTGCATCGTCACCGTCAGTACCCGGCTGGTGCCGTCGGCGGTGGCCACGGTGATCGAGTCGGTGTAGTCGACGCCCCCCACAAACTCGTCGTGGGCACCGTTCATGGTGTAGATCCAGGCGCCGCTGGCATCGATGCTGAAGGTGCCATAACCATTGATGCCAGCCACGTTGGTCTGGACGACAAAGGTGTTGGAGCTGTCCACATCGCTGGCGTCTAGGTTACCACCGGTGCTCTGGGCGGCGTTGGTCTCGGTCAGGCTGGCGGTGCTGGAGCCGGTTATGACCGCCGCATCATTGGTGCCGTGCATCGTCACAGTCAACACCCGGCTGGTGCCGTCGGCGGTGGCCACGGTGATCGAGTCGGTGTAGTCGACGCCCCCCACGAACTCGTCGTGGGCACCGTTCATGGTGTAGCTCCAGGCACCGCTGGCATCGATGCTGAAGGTGCCATAACCATTGATGCCGGCCACGTTGGTCTGGACGACAAAGGCGTTGGAGCTGTCTACGTCGGTGGCGTCGAGGTTGCCGCCGGTGCTCTGGGCTACGTTGATCTCGGTCAGGCTGGCGGTGCTGGAGCCGGTGATGACCGCCGCATCGTTGCTGCCGGCAAAGGAGACCTGTGCGGTGGCCCAGCTCAGGGTGCCATTCCCGAGGCGGATCGAATAGGTGAAGGTGTCGCTCAGCGTCTCTCCTGCCGAGAGCGCCTGCAGGGCGTTTTTGAACGCTACCGACAGCGTGCCGGCATCGTAGCCGACCTTGCCATCCGTGGTGATCCAGATCCTGGCGCCATTCAGGCTGGTGTCATTGCTGACGTCTTCGAATCTGGCGGTGTCCTGGGTGAGGAGATCGGTGGGAGCATAGCTCTTGGTGGCGGTGGACAAACTCTCCGCGTTGTCCAGTGACCAGAGCGTCTTCGCGTTGCCGCCCAGGTCGTTGGCCATGACATCCAGATAGACGACGCCCACGAGATCTTCGGTGATGAGACTCCCGCTCAGCCCGTCGATGAGGCCTGTAGTGAAAGTGTCATCCTTGGCTTGGGGACTGTTAGAGAATGAGGTAACGGTTCCGCTGCTGGTCGTTGTGGTGGCCATGTCTGCTCTCCTTGAACCTATGATAAAAAACAACCTCGTTGGCTATCCGTCCGAACGGCGTGTTTCGACGACTCGAAAACCTAATTCACCAACAGTTGTAGTTCCCTGATCTTTACGGCGACGCCTATCAGGCCGCCGATATGTTCCGTTCGCACCACCTGGCCACGGCACTGCATCTTCATGGTCCTGTGCGCCGCCCCCAGATCGAGCTCGAAGCAGATTTCACCGTCATGAATGTCGGTGTCGTCCACTTCCAGATAGAAGCCGCCGACGCTGATGTCCCTGGTGAAGCCGCTTTGGCCTGCGAGCCGTATTGGCATCACCACCTGGACGCGTTCATATCGACGCGCGTTGCCGTTCGATGTGTTTGTCATGGGGTTTAGCCTAGGCCAGAAGAGGGGGCCGAAAAATGGAAAAATCTGGCCTATTTATCCGGGAAAAAGAGTCGTTCGATTTAGGACAAAAGCAGGACATTTCGACTAGTTTGAGAAGGGGGAAAAAGCAGCCATAACGCGAGGGGATTGCTTGCAACGCCGCCGTCGGCGGTAAGAGGAGCCAGGGTATGGATACCAGAGTCAACGTCATCTTGATCTGCGACTTGCCGATCGTGGCATGGGGCCTGCGAGAGATGATCGCCGCGCAGCCGGATCAGATGGAACTCATCGCCTCGGTGGCGCATGCCTCCGAGGTCGCCCAGTGGATCGACAGTGACAAGAGCTATGTCGCATTGCTCGATCTGGATGGCCGCAATGGCATAGAGCAGATCCCCGCCTTGCTGTCCGGTTCTAACGTACGGGTACTCACCCTCTCCACCCGTGATGAGTTCGAGTTACAGGATAGGGCTGTATTGGCCGGGGCCTGTGGTGCCATCAGCAAGCACGAGCCGATCGAGGTGTTGTGCAAGGCCATCCAGAAGGTGCATGGGGGAGAGTATTGGGTCGATCGCGCCGCGACGGAGCGCATCCTGATGGCTGTCGTCAGGGAGCAGGGCACGAGTCATGCCGAGCAGGAGAAGATCGCACGGCTGACCCGTAAGGAGAAGCAGACCATAGCCGCCATCACCCTGGGATTGGATGCGAGCACTCTGGAGATTGCGGAGCGCCTCAACATCAGCGAACACACCTTGCGCAACCACCTGACCTCCATCTACGCCAAGCTGGGGGTACGTAACCGGGTGGGCTTGTATGCCTACGCGCAGAAGCATGCCCTGACCGGATGACAGAGCCGCCCGGCCCAGGGTGGCGAGTCAGTATCCACAAGCCTCGCCATCGGGCAGCACCGATTTTACCCTTGATTAGCCAGTACCAAGGGCCTCGAGCAAGGCGTAGCCATTACCAGCCCCAGCAGCGCTGTTCGGACAGGCGGGGAGGGGCTGATCCTGGCGTGATGAAGAGGCCGCAGGCGCGGTTTCATCATGCTCGGCAGTCAGGCTGCGGTTAATGGTGGGATATGTTGGTCAATCTGGAAGAGAGGATGCACTGAGGTGCATCCTTATCAGAGTTCGTGGGCGTGGAATCCCTTGCGATAGCGGGTCTCACAACGGGGACAGCGTTGCAGGGTTGGATCCTGCTCGAGCTGGGCAATGGCCAGCGGCTCCTCACAATCGGAGCAGAGG encodes the following:
- a CDS encoding beta strand repeat-containing protein, with translation MATTTTSSGTVTSFSNSPQAKDDTFTTGLIDGLSGSLITEDLVGVVYLDVMANDLGGNAKTLWSLDNAESLSTATKSYAPTDLLTQDTARFEDVSNDTSLNGARIWITTDGKVGYDAGTLSVAFKNALQALSAGETLSDTFTYSIRLGNGTLSWATAQVSFAGSNDAAVITGSSTASLTEINVAQSTGGNLDATDVDSSNAFVVQTNVAGINGYGTFSIDASGAWSYTMNGAHDEFVGGVDYTDSITVATADGTSRVLTVTMHGTNDAAVITGSSTASLTETNAAQSTGGNLDASDVDSSNTFVVQTNVAGINGYGTFSIDASGAWIYTMNGAHDEFVGGVDYTDSITVATADGTSRVLTVTMHGTNDAAIITGSITAELTETNAAQSTGGNLYASDVDSSADFVPQTNVAGSNDYGSFSIDASGAWTYTMSSAHDEFVGGVDYTDSITVATADGTSRVLTVTMHGSNDAAIITGSSTASLTEANAAQSTGGNLDASDVDSSAAFVIQTNVAGGNNYGTFSIDASGAWTYTMNGAHDEFAAGQDYTDSIIVATADGTSQVLTVTMHGTNDAAIITGSSTAELTETNAALSTSGTLTSDDVDNPDNAFNASTTLGTIGNFAIDAAGAWTFTANGAFDQLNVDESVSETYQVTSVDGTPSTVKITITGANDGPVAMVDTATGTENQTLTIDVLGNDTDIDDGHAFTINSVNAPSDKGTASILDNKVVFNPGSAFDHLAQGVQELVTLSYSMQDEHGATSTSTIDITITGSNDTAVIAGVATGNVQEDTNVVGGLLNTSGSLTVSDADTGQSGFLAQPTVAGIYGTFTLTAAGNWAYSVNNSLAVIQALGTGQSLLDSFVAHSLDGSDSQSVQVTIQGLNDNTALTGTTGNNNYDFSATGSGVYTITDPGGNNDAIRITGDNSKLTTLNFERSGNDLLIDVGSQDITVLNHYGASGNAVDNITFAAGQSYFGYALAGTYSIFSGSSFDAGNGSSNDVVAGTSGNQTIDGGGGASGRDLLFGNAGNDTLSGQNDDDLLIGGGGNDILSGSDGNDLLIGGTGSDSLTGGAGADRFAFAEADPLNLDTVLDYSFSQGDSLDLSTLLDSNFVSGSQVSDFVQVAQTGSNIRVQVDTNGSAGGANFVDVATLSGYGTSGADLIRTYFEGAEHQLSA
- a CDS encoding PilZ domain-containing protein; its protein translation is MPIRLAGQSGFTRDISVGGFYLEVDDTDIHDGEICFELDLGAAHRTMKMQCRGQVVRTEHIGGLIGVAVKIRELQLLVN
- the rnd gene encoding ribonuclease D, producing MQYQLISQQAELEQYLASLADVPLAIDTEFVRTRTYYPQLGLFQIYDGERLALLDPLTLELSGLWQRLGRAGQIAILHASGEDLELIQHQAGHLPNRMHDTQLATAFLGHGVSVGFGALVKEFLGVELEKDQARTDWLARPLTERQLEYAAADVFYLMPLYEKVMARLHESGKFAWFEQECQNHSARKTQGSDPLQAYLEIINAWQLGRRELAILRELAAWRQKEAVRRDLALNFVVKELHLFKVAERRPTSLRDLNELGLAPIEIKIHGKRMLDIVAAAQQSDPSSWPEPIRRLVDFPQYKAELKRIKAMVEEKAKASNIPPELVASKKIIHQYFTWSWRMSEEERARADKPMLLQGWRHELVGHLLAQ
- a CDS encoding response regulator transcription factor; amino-acid sequence: MDTRVNVILICDLPIVAWGLREMIAAQPDQMELIASVAHASEVAQWIDSDKSYVALLDLDGRNGIEQIPALLSGSNVRVLTLSTRDEFELQDRAVLAGACGAISKHEPIEVLCKAIQKVHGGEYWVDRAATERILMAVVREQGTSHAEQEKIARLTRKEKQTIAAITLGLDASTLEIAERLNISEHTLRNHLTSIYAKLGVRNRVGLYAYAQKHALTG